In the Haloarcula salinisoli genome, GCCGAGGAGTACGCCGTCACGGCCGACGCGGCCGACCGCGTCCGCGTGCTGACGCCGCTGCCGACCCGCGAGCGGATGGACGACCGGCTGGACGACGTCCTTGCAGCCAGGGACACGTGGGCCGAACTCGACGACGGCGACCGCGAGGCGGTCCTTTCGGCCTTTGGGGACCACGACGGTGGCGGGGAACGGGCGGCCGTCGAGACGGCACTCGCACTGCAGGCCACCGGCGTCGACGACGGCGTCTTCGAACGGGTGGCGGCACTGGACGCCGACGCGCTCGACGATGCTCGGGCGGCACTCGCCGGGCTCGCGGGCGACGGCGACCGGGTGGGTGCGGGCGCCGACGGGGAACTCGACGCGCTTCGGGACCAGCTCGGCCAGGTCGAGGACCTCGCAGCGTCGACGCCCGACGTAGTCGAGGCCATCAAAGACGGCGCCCGGCGGCCCGACGAGTTCCAGGACGCACTGGTTCGACACGTCACCGGCGAGACGGGTATCGAGGGGGCACGCGTCAGAGACGCGATGCCGGAGGGCGCGACCGACGCGCGGGACTTCGTCGACGCCGCGCTCCGGGAACTGCGCCGGTCGCTCGGGACTGCCGTCGAGGAACGCGAGGACGCCGTCGCTGCGGAGCTGAGCGAAGCCCTCGAAGCCGCAGAACCGACCATCGACGCGGCCGTCTCGGCGGTCGGCGACCTCGCGCTCTCGGTGTCGCTGGCCCGCTTTGCCCTCGCCTACGACCTGCGACGGCCGACCTTCGTCGACCGCGACACGATCGCGGTCAAGCGGGCCCGCAACCTCGCGCTTGCCGACACTGAGGGGGTCCAGCCCGTCACCTACGCCATCGGCGACCACACGCTCGACATCGACCGCGCGAACGCCCCGCCCAGCGGCGACCGCGTGGCGGTGCTGACCGGGGCCAACTCCGGTGGGAAGACGACCCTGCTGGAGACGCTGTGTCAGGTGCAGCTGCTCGCCCAGATGGGGCTGCCCGTCCCCGCGGAGGCGGCGGAGGTCGGCATCGTCGACACCGTCGTCTTCCACCGCCGACACGCATCCTTCAACGCGGGGGTGCTGGAATCGACCCTGCGCTCGGTCGTCCCGCCGCTGTCGGGCGACGACCGGACGCTGATGCTGGTCGACGAGTTCGAGGCCATCACCGAGCCGGGGTCGGCCGCGAACCTGCTCCACGGTCTCGTGACACTCACCGTCGACCGGGCGGCGCTGGGCGTGTTCGTCACCCACCTGGCAGCCGACCTGGAGCCGTTACCCGACGTGGCCCGGACAGACGGCATCTTCGCCGAAGGACTGAACCAGGACCTCGAACTCCAGGTCGACTACCAGCCCCGCTTTGGCACCGTGGGCAAGTCCACGCCGGAGTTCATCGTCTCCCGGCTGGTCGCCAACGCCGGCGACCCCGTCGAGCGCAGCGGCTTCGAGACGCTGGCCCAGGCCGTCGGTGAGGAGGCCGTCCAGCGGACTCTCTCGGACGCGATGTGGTCCGGTGACGAGTGAGCGGGCGTAAGCCAAGGGTTCAGGTGGGTGGAGGGCGAACTATCCCGTGATGATAAAGCGCCTCCTGCCGGTCGGCTACGCGTGGATGGTCGTGCACGGACTGCTCTCGGTCTTTCTCCCGAAACAGGCCATCAAACTGAACGGGAAGCTCCTGCTCCGTGGGTACGAGAACCCCGGCGACCTCGAACCCAAGCAGTGGTACGTCCGTTCGACCCGCATCTCCGGGCTCGGGATGCTCGTCACCGGCGTGACGGGACTGCTGGCCGGCCAGCTCGCCGAGGATGAAGACGACGAGGAAGACGCGACCGAACTGCCCGACGAGTCGACCGACGACGAACCGGTCGAACTCGATATCTAGGCGTCTCCCACGGGGTCGACGGACTCGACCTCGTTGACTTGCGTGATACCGAACCCGTCGGTGAGCTGCGTCTCGACCGCCAAAGGGCGGGCCGACTCCGTCACGCCACCGCTGGCCGCCGCCGGCAGTTCGAGGACCACGGTGACGTCAGCATCGACGCGGATATCCGTATTACCTGGCCGCACGCTCGTCACCCGCTCGACGGTCACCGCACTGACCGCGTCGACGGCGTCGAGCACACCGGCGACGCCGCTGGTGAGGTCTTCGGTCCCGCCGCGGGGGACCCGCAGCGAGACGTCGGCCGATGCCTCGACGGTGGTAGTCGCATGGAGCGACATAGGCCGGCGGCCGGAGTCGAACCGGTCCAGCCGAGCTCGCCAGTCGAGCCCGCCGGCGCGTGGCCACTCGTCAGTGACCAGCGAGGAACGATACCTCACCGCAGTGGGCGTCGGGCGACGCCGTTCCACGGGTCGGTACGTCAGCGAGCGGGCAGGAACTGGCGGATGCGTCCAGCGCCATCCCGACCCGCAAAAGCGTCCCCACCGAGACCGGTCGTACAACCGGCCTCGAGGACCACCTGCGCTGTGCAGGCGGCGGGCACGTGATGGGTCGGAGTGGCGTGGTTCATCTGATACACCGCGTCAGTGTCCCTGACGTATCAAATTCTTCACGTGGGCATATATTAAGTATATTGCATATTTGGTAGCGAATACCAAGGCAAACTGCAGTAGGAACGCGCTGCAGGCGACGTTTCGAACGGGTATCAGCGCCGGATTCGCTCGCCGCAGTTCGGGCAGAAGGTCACCGATTCGCGGGGTATCTCCTCCCCGCAGCTCCCGCACTCGTCGTCCGAGCTGGTCGCCCCGTCGGGCGAGAAGATGGCGGTGTCGTCTATCCAGCCGTCGTCCTCTTGTTCCTCGCGCTCGCCCCGGACGGCAGCCATCGCCTCGTCGTCGTCCGGAATCGGTTCGTCCGTCGTGAACACGCGAGTGTGGGAGCTATCTTCGGTCGTGTTGGCGGTGGCCCCACTGGACTGTTTCTCAGTCGATTTGGCGTCAGTCGACGGCGAGTCCGTGGTCGCGGCGGCCGAGGCCCCGTTCGTCGAGGGTTCCGGCGGGCCGGGACGGGAGCTGTCGGCGACCGGCGGCATGATAGGGTAGCGCTGTTCGGCCCGCTTTACGGGGTTCGCGAGCGGGGCCTTCGCCCTGATCCGGCGGGCGAGGACTGCCTGTGTCACCAGGTAGAGCCCGGAGAGCAGCGCCGGCACGGCGACCAGATATCCCGTCGCAGTGCCGGGGGCGATACCCGCGGCACCGAGCCCCGTCTCAACCACCGTCCCGACACCGGCGTCCGTGACGCGTGTCCCGACCGGCCCCGGCAGGCCCGGCGCCTGGACCAGCCAGGCGGCGGCGAAGGCAGCGGTACTCACTGCTGACAGCGCCGTGAACAGGGGCCGATAGGAGAAACTGTACACGCGCCGGCCGAAGGCGACGGTCCTGACCAGCAGGTGGACGCTGGCGACTGTCATGACCACCAGAACCGGCGTGCGCGGGCCGACAGCGAGCGCCGCGGCCCCGGCCAGGAGCATAAGGACCCCCGACGGCGCTGGCAACACGCCGGGGTGGTCGATACTGTACTGACTCACAAGGTTACCACTCAGATTCGAGAGCTGTCGGTCGAGCAGCCAGGCAGCGCCCACAGCTGGCACGAGCAACCACGCGACAGCCGCGAGGACGACCAGTCCGGTGACCGCCGTTTGACCGACGGTCGTGAGACTCGTCGTGGCGAGCGCCGGTGCGAACGCATCGAGTGCGATACCCGTCCCTATCACCCACACCCCGTAGGTCACGTAGCCGGCGAGAACGCCGCCGACGAGCCACCACTCGGTAGCGAGCACGGCGACGGAACGTCGCAGTTCCTCGGCAGGCGGGCGGTCCGACATTACATGGCTGTTTCGCTGTGGGAGCTTAATTCGTGCGGGTCAGGGCGCCTGAACCGTCACCGAGGCGACACCCGACAGCTCCAGTTCGTCACCCGGTGCGACGACCTCGCGGTCGCCTTTCTTCAGGGTCTGCCCGTTGATCTGGGTGGGGTTGTCACCCAGGTCGAGCAGGTAGAAGCTGTTCTCTTCGCGGACAAAGCGCACGTGTTCGCGGTGGATTCGGACGGCTTCGTCGTCCGGACGGCCGGCCTCGGTGAGCGCAGCGCGAATCTCGCGCCCGACCGTGTCGCCGTCGTCGACGTGGATCTCTCGGCCCTCGACTTCGAGGACGAGCGACTCCGGCGTCTCGTCTGGGTCGTCGTCACTGGCTTCGAGTGCGTCGATGGCGTCGTGGTCGACGTCGCCCGCGCGGTAGGCGTCGAGGTCCTCGCCGCAGCTCACACAGAAGTTGTCCTCTGGTTCGACGTCGGCCTCACAGCTGGGACAGGCGTCGAGTTCGTCGGTCTCCTCGGCCGGGAGGTCCGAGACATCGGCCCCACACTCGACACAGAAGTTGGCCGCTGCGTCGAGGTCGACACCGCAGTCGGGACAGTCGATGACGTCCGGCTCGGCCTCCTCGTCGTCGGCATCCGTCGCGTCGGCCTCCTCGTCGTCGTCGGCATCCGTCGCGTCGGCCTCGACAGCGTCGGCGTCTTCGTCGACACCGTCGTCGACCTCCTCAGTCGCGTCGTCGTCGTCCGCGTCCGCAGCCACTGCGTCGTCGTCCTCGCCAGTGTCGTCGAGTGGGTCCTCGGCTGCCTCGACATCGTCCTCCTCAGGGGTGTCCCCGAGCGGGTCAGCTGCCTCGGCATCGTCCTCCTCGGCAGTGTCTTCAAGCGAGTCGGCGGCTGCCTCGGCATCGTCCTCCTCGGCGGCCCCGGCTTCGTCTGCATCGTCGGCTTCCTCCTCGGGTTCGTCGAAGAGGTCGACAGACTCGCTGTCCGCCTCTGCCTCCTGGGCCGGAGAGACGAAGCCGTCGTCCGGCTCATCGCTCCCCGAATCGGTGCTCTCTGCCTCTGTAGCGTCGGATTCGTTACTCCCTTCGGTGTACTGCCACTCACCGCACTCCGTGTTCGTACACCAGCCGCCTGCAACTGTAGGGTCGAATTCGTCCCCACAGATGGGACATTCGACTGATTGCTTGGTGCTCGCGTCTGACATAGTCCTTCATGAGCGGCTTTTGCGGGGAGAAATAAAACATTTCCCCCCGCTAATCTTCAGTAAGGATGACTGTATCTCTCTCTGAAAGGTCTACGTCGGGGTCGGCCGCGCGAACTGGGAGCCCCCCACTGGGGGTCGGCGGAAGTGTCTCGTCCTCGAACAGGAGCACCGAGATGTTGTCTTTGCCCCCGCGCTCGTTCGATATCGTCACGTACTCCCTGGCAGCGTCGTCCAGCGAGTCCGCCGAGAGCAGGACATCGCGTATCTCCTCGTCGGTGACGACAGCGTCGAGGACGGACTCGGCCATCTCCTCGGAGCGGTCGGACTCGATGTACTCCTCGTAGAGCTGTGGGGCGTCGGTCTGGGCGTCTATGAGCCCGTCGCTGGTCGCGAGCACGGTGTCTTCGGCGAACAGCCGGACCGACCGGGTGTCGACCTCGACCATCGCGCGGTCGGGGTCCTCGTGGCCGGAGCCGCCCAGCGCCCGCGTTATCTGATTCCCGTCGGGGTGGACGTGGGCCTCGACGTCGTCTATCTCGCCCTGGTCTGCCCACTCCTCGACGACGGCGTGGTCCTTGGTGAGCTGGACAATCTCCTCGCGGGCGTCGTTGACGAGATACGCCCGGCTGTCGCCGACCCACCCCAGGTGGAGCTGGCCGTCGACGAAGACGCCGGCGACGACCGTGGTGTACGCCTGTGTCCCCGACTCGTCGGCATAGCGGATAATCTCGCGGTGTGCCTTTATGATGGCGTTTTCCAGCCCGGTCTGGATATCCTCGGGACCCATCGTCTCCGGCTGGACGGCCGGCGGGATGTCGATGTCGAAATCCTGTGGGTGGCTCCGCGCCGCGTGGATGGCCACCGGCGCGAGGTTCTCGGCGACGACCGTCGTCGCGATGTAGGACGCCACGTCGCCCGCGTCGTGACCGCCCGCCCCGTCGGCCAGTACGAACACGCCCGCTGAGCGGTTTGCCGGCATCTCCGCCCGCTCGTCGTCGGCGTCGTCAGCCGCGTCCGCCTCGCCTTCTGTATCCCCGGCTTCGACCGCGCCGTCGGACTCCGGGTCGGCCTCCTCGCTGTCCTCGTCTGCGTCATCCACCTCTTGTTCCGAGTCGTCGGCTGCTGCGCCTGTGTCCGTCTCGGCCTCGTCGATGGCCGCAGCCACATCCGCCGGTTCGGCACCCGGCTCGCTGTCGGTCTCAGCGGGGTCGACCTCGTCCGACGTCGACTCCTCTGGCTCGTTCTCGGCCTCGTCGTCCGCTAACTCTGCCGCCCGCTCACGAATGCGGGACGGCCTCGTCTGCCCCAGATAGCCGTCCCGGTGGCCCTGTTCGAAGATGGTCACCGAGAGGCTGTCCTCGTTGATTCCCTGTCCGCGCTTCCGGTCGCCGATGTCGTAATTCGTGGTGTATCGCATTGTTACTCCGCTTTGAACTCGAACGTGACGCCGTAGGTCGGATGGACGAGCGAGATGAGGTCGCCGTCTGCCACCCGAATCGACTCCGGCGGCTCATTCCCGTGCCGGTCGGTGTAATCTTCGCCTTTCTCCTTGAGTCGGTCGCGACCGGCCCCACACAGCACCCGTTGCCAGCCCGACCCCTGCTGGACGAACGTCCCGTTGAGGCTCCGATCGACGAGATACCACTCGCCCCCCTCCGCCTCGAACTGTACCTGGACCGACGAGATGTACTCCCCCTGTGGGTCGTCGATGGTGATCGAGGCCGGCGGGCCGTTGGCCCCCTCGCGCCCGACGGTGTCGCCCGGCTCCACGGTGAACTGCTTTCCCGCCTGGATATACCGAATCGACGCCTTCGACGGTGGGGACGGGTCTTTCTCTTCGAGAACGTCCCGCAGCACGGTCGCGTTCCGGTAGCGATGGCGGTAGTCCGACTGGGTCGCCCGCTCGACGATCTCTGCCAGGTAGTCGTCGCAGTCGGCGCCGAAGTCGTGCGGGTTGACGCCGTCTTTCTTCGGCACCGACCCCTTCAGCAGGAAGAGCAGTATCTTCCCGATAGAGTAGACGTCGGACCACGGCCCCTGGCGCACGTCCGTCCGGCTGGCCTCCGCGACCTCGCGGGGTTTGAACGGCCCCAGGATGGTGGTCCCCTGGTTCCCCGTGGACGGGTCCCCCGTCGAGTCAAAGCCCGTCGCCGTGTTGAAGTCGATGAGCGTCGGCGTGATGTCGGGCTTCAACATGACGTTCTCGGGTTTCAGGTCCCGGTAGACGATTTCGTTCTCGTGGAGAAAGCCCATCGCGTCCGCGAGGTCGATACCGATCTGACGGACCTGCTCGCTGTCCGCGATAGGGCCGTGCTTGTCGATGACCTCGTCCAGCTCGAGGCCGCCCTCGACGAGTTCGACGACGAGGAAGGGGACGTCACGGAAGCGGACCTTGTCGTAGAGGTCCATCACGTTCTCGTGACCGCCCGCCGCGGCGATGCGCTCTAAGGACTCCGCCTCTTTCTCGAAGTACTCCTCGATGACGGACTCGTCGTTCTGTGACTCGGTGTAGTTCGGGTGTTTCAGCACGACCGTATCGCCGGTGTCCCGGTCGAGCGCTTTGTAGGCCTTCGCGAACCCGCCCTTGCCGAGGAACTCCTGAAGTTCGTACCGGCCGGCGATTGTGTCGCCCGGTTCGGGTTCCCACGGCATCGCTCAGGCCTCGATAGCTGTGGCCGCGACGCCCACGTGCGGCGCTGTCACTTCTGGATGCCCTCGTCGGTGACGATCTTCGTGGCCCGGCTCTGCTCCTCGCGGCCACCCTCCATGACGATCTGGGTCTGGCGCTCGGCGGACTGGACGGCCTCCGTATCGGCCCCGTGAATCCGGGTCATCTGCTCGATCTGGGTCTGGGCCTCGGCGACGTTGCCCTTGCCCAGCTCGGTCTGGATGACGGTCTGTTTGTGGTCAATGTCGATATCCTCGTTGTGCTGCTGGAGCAGCTCCTCGTCGTCGCTGTACTCCACCGAGAGGGTCGTCGTCGCCGTCTCGCCGCCCGCGGTCAGCGTCACGTCCGCGAGGCGATGCTCGCCCAGTGGTCGCGCCGGCGCGTGAATCTTCAGGACGACTCGCTGGGTCTCCCGGTCCAGCAGGTCGGGCAGCTTGATGACGGCGCTGTTGGCCGACCACTCCGGCGTGACCTCCTGGGTCTGGGGGAGCGCGCGGTACACCTCGCTGACCTCGACGCCGTCGGCGATGTCGAGTTCGAGTTCGGCGTCGGGGGCGACGACGCTGCCGGCCTCCTCGACGGCGTCGCCGAAGAACTGCTCGATGTCGCCCGACGCCTGCAGATGCGTCCAGTCGCCGCGGGCGACGCTTCCCAGCTTGCGGATGGTCTCGCTGCGGTAGTCCTCGCCGATACCCGCCGATTTGATGCGGATGCCGGCGCTGTCTATCTCGCGGGCTAGCGTCTCGAACTCCGGCGGGTCGTGGGTGTTGTCCTTGCCGTCCGAAAGCAGCAGGACGCGACGCGCGGTGTTCTTGTCCGATGGGAGGTCCTTGAGCGTGTCCGCCGCGGCCTGCAGGCCCTGGTACATGTCCGTCCCACCGCCGGCCTGAATGTCGTGGACCTTCTCGACGGCATCTTGACGGGAGATATCTCCCCAGCGGGTCGCGTCCAGCACCACGGTGACCTCGGTGTCGAACGCCACGATGGAGACGTAGTCGTCGTCGTTCAGCAGGCCAAAGACCCACTCGGCCCCGCCGCGAGCGCGGTCCATGTTCCCGCCCTCGTACATCGAGCCGCTCGAATCGATACAGAGTGCGATGTGTCGGACGGGCTCTACGTCCTGCTCGCCCGGTTCGACTTCGATTTCGGCGGTCAGCTTCGCTCCACCAGCGGGAACGTAGGGTCGATTCACGTCGGTCACGACGTTCGCTGTCATACTGCTAGGTCCATCTTGAGAGCTAGTTATAAGTTTTCCCTCCGTTGGTGGTGAAAACTCCGTAAACGGCGACTGTTCAATAATCCTTAATAGGATTACCCCATTCAGTTAATACATGACCGTCGTCAGCGTCTCCATGCCCGAATCGCTCCTCGAACGTATCGACGAGTTCGCCGACGAACACGGCTACACCGGCCGCAGCGAAATCATCCGGGAGGCCAGCCGTAATCTGCTCGGCGAGTTCGAGGACAAGCGCCTCGAAGGACGGGAGCTGATGGGTATCGTCACCGTCCTCTTCGACTACGACACCACCGCCGTCGAGGAGAAGATGATGCACCTGCGCCACGAACACGAGGGGCTGGTCGCCTCGAACTTCCACAGCCACGTCGGCGAACACCGCTGTATGGAGCTGTTCGTCCTTGAGGGGACACTCGAAGAGATATCGACGTTCGTGGGCAAGATCCGCGCGACCAAGGACACGCTTAACATCGACTACTCGGTCGTCCCCGTCGACGAGTTCGGGACGTTCACCGATATGGAGTAAGCGAGGCCGACCGTAGGAAGGCCTCGAAGCGAACCGGCCTCACGCCTCGACTTTCCGACCGACCCACAGCAACGTTCCGACCAGCGCGAGCACCGTCAGCGGGAGCAGCCACTGGAACAGGGTCAGGACGGTCGCGCTCGCCTGCAGGCCCAGGACGATGAGTATCGTCGGCCCGCAGCAGGCAAAGCCCGAGAGGATTCCAGGTAGTCCCGCCGCTGCGCCGGCGCCGGGGCCGAGTTTGCAGGCCGCGGGGCCCCGGTAGGCGACCAGCGAGACGGCCAGGTTCAGGCCGACGAGCAGGCCGAGCAGCGTTCCCAGCGCGATATTCAGCGGCGAGACGAGCAGCTCGACGGGCCCGACGACGGCCAGGGCGACCGGCTCCCACTGGAAGGGACCCCGCAACTGTAGCGCCCGCGTCAGGGGGTCGGCGACGACGGACAGCTCCAGCCCCGAAGGGCCAACTCCGAGGTGGCCGAGTCCGACGAGATAGACCAGCAGGTAGCCCAGCCCGGCGACAGCGGCGGTAGCGCGGCCGTCCCGTCTCGAGAGGGCGCCCCGGACCGCGACCCCACTCTGCCGGAGCAGGCCCAGTGCCCGGTTCCCGGCAGCCTCGCGGCCGCCGGCGGCCTCACCGGACATATGGAAGCTCCGGGTAGAACCCCGCCCAGGCGAACCACATCCCGTCGAAGGCGAGCACCCGCTCCAGCGGGAGCGCGTCCGATGCGTGGACCTCCCCGCCGACGCGGTAGCCGCCGTCGCCGGGCTCGACGCCGACACTGTCGGGGTTCGCGTAGACGTACCCCGTCGAAAGCGTCGCATCCGCCACGGC is a window encoding:
- a CDS encoding MutS-related protein, yielding MRLEEYWGIGPKTSELLTEELGVERAIAAIESADTRTLTSAGLSRGRATRILRRATGAESMDLLATRDTRNVYKELLDLAEEYAVTADAADRVRVLTPLPTRERMDDRLDDVLAARDTWAELDDGDREAVLSAFGDHDGGGERAAVETALALQATGVDDGVFERVAALDADALDDARAALAGLAGDGDRVGAGADGELDALRDQLGQVEDLAASTPDVVEAIKDGARRPDEFQDALVRHVTGETGIEGARVRDAMPEGATDARDFVDAALRELRRSLGTAVEEREDAVAAELSEALEAAEPTIDAAVSAVGDLALSVSLARFALAYDLRRPTFVDRDTIAVKRARNLALADTEGVQPVTYAIGDHTLDIDRANAPPSGDRVAVLTGANSGGKTTLLETLCQVQLLAQMGLPVPAEAAEVGIVDTVVFHRRHASFNAGVLESTLRSVVPPLSGDDRTLMLVDEFEAITEPGSAANLLHGLVTLTVDRAALGVFVTHLAADLEPLPDVARTDGIFAEGLNQDLELQVDYQPRFGTVGKSTPEFIVSRLVANAGDPVERSGFETLAQAVGEEAVQRTLSDAMWSGDE
- a CDS encoding zinc ribbon domain-containing protein, giving the protein MSDRPPAEELRRSVAVLATEWWLVGGVLAGYVTYGVWVIGTGIALDAFAPALATTSLTTVGQTAVTGLVVLAAVAWLLVPAVGAAWLLDRQLSNLSGNLVSQYSIDHPGVLPAPSGVLMLLAGAAALAVGPRTPVLVVMTVASVHLLVRTVAFGRRVYSFSYRPLFTALSAVSTAAFAAAWLVQAPGLPGPVGTRVTDAGVGTVVETGLGAAGIAPGTATGYLVAVPALLSGLYLVTQAVLARRIRAKAPLANPVKRAEQRYPIMPPVADSSRPGPPEPSTNGASAAATTDSPSTDAKSTEKQSSGATANTTEDSSHTRVFTTDEPIPDDDEAMAAVRGEREEQEDDGWIDDTAIFSPDGATSSDDECGSCGEEIPRESVTFCPNCGERIRR
- a CDS encoding double zinc ribbon domain-containing protein, with product MSDASTKQSVECPICGDEFDPTVAGGWCTNTECGEWQYTEGSNESDATEAESTDSGSDEPDDGFVSPAQEAEADSESVDLFDEPEEEADDADEAGAAEEDDAEAAADSLEDTAEEDDAEAADPLGDTPEEDDVEAAEDPLDDTGEDDDAVAADADDDDATEEVDDGVDEDADAVEADATDADDDEEADATDADDEEAEPDVIDCPDCGVDLDAAANFCVECGADVSDLPAEETDELDACPSCEADVEPEDNFCVSCGEDLDAYRAGDVDHDAIDALEASDDDPDETPESLVLEVEGREIHVDDGDTVGREIRAALTEAGRPDDEAVRIHREHVRFVREENSFYLLDLGDNPTQINGQTLKKGDREVVAPGDELELSGVASVTVQAP
- a CDS encoding protein phosphatase 2C domain-containing protein encodes the protein MRYTTNYDIGDRKRGQGINEDSLSVTIFEQGHRDGYLGQTRPSRIRERAAELADDEAENEPEESTSDEVDPAETDSEPGAEPADVAAAIDEAETDTGAAADDSEQEVDDADEDSEEADPESDGAVEAGDTEGEADAADDADDERAEMPANRSAGVFVLADGAGGHDAGDVASYIATTVVAENLAPVAIHAARSHPQDFDIDIPPAVQPETMGPEDIQTGLENAIIKAHREIIRYADESGTQAYTTVVAGVFVDGQLHLGWVGDSRAYLVNDAREEIVQLTKDHAVVEEWADQGEIDDVEAHVHPDGNQITRALGGSGHEDPDRAMVEVDTRSVRLFAEDTVLATSDGLIDAQTDAPQLYEEYIESDRSEEMAESVLDAVVTDEEIRDVLLSADSLDDAAREYVTISNERGGKDNISVLLFEDETLPPTPSGGLPVRAADPDVDLSERDTVILTED
- a CDS encoding FHA domain-containing serine/threonine-protein kinase — its product is MPWEPEPGDTIAGRYELQEFLGKGGFAKAYKALDRDTGDTVVLKHPNYTESQNDESVIEEYFEKEAESLERIAAAGGHENVMDLYDKVRFRDVPFLVVELVEGGLELDEVIDKHGPIADSEQVRQIGIDLADAMGFLHENEIVYRDLKPENVMLKPDITPTLIDFNTATGFDSTGDPSTGNQGTTILGPFKPREVAEASRTDVRQGPWSDVYSIGKILLFLLKGSVPKKDGVNPHDFGADCDDYLAEIVERATQSDYRHRYRNATVLRDVLEEKDPSPPSKASIRYIQAGKQFTVEPGDTVGREGANGPPASITIDDPQGEYISSVQVQFEAEGGEWYLVDRSLNGTFVQQGSGWQRVLCGAGRDRLKEKGEDYTDRHGNEPPESIRVADGDLISLVHPTYGVTFEFKAE
- a CDS encoding vWA domain-containing protein, with protein sequence MTANVVTDVNRPYVPAGGAKLTAEIEVEPGEQDVEPVRHIALCIDSSGSMYEGGNMDRARGGAEWVFGLLNDDDYVSIVAFDTEVTVVLDATRWGDISRQDAVEKVHDIQAGGGTDMYQGLQAAADTLKDLPSDKNTARRVLLLSDGKDNTHDPPEFETLAREIDSAGIRIKSAGIGEDYRSETIRKLGSVARGDWTHLQASGDIEQFFGDAVEEAGSVVAPDAELELDIADGVEVSEVYRALPQTQEVTPEWSANSAVIKLPDLLDRETQRVVLKIHAPARPLGEHRLADVTLTAGGETATTTLSVEYSDDEELLQQHNEDIDIDHKQTVIQTELGKGNVAEAQTQIEQMTRIHGADTEAVQSAERQTQIVMEGGREEQSRATKIVTDEGIQK
- a CDS encoding CopG family ribbon-helix-helix protein, coding for MTVVSVSMPESLLERIDEFADEHGYTGRSEIIREASRNLLGEFEDKRLEGRELMGIVTVLFDYDTTAVEEKMMHLRHEHEGLVASNFHSHVGEHRCMELFVLEGTLEEISTFVGKIRATKDTLNIDYSVVPVDEFGTFTDME